GACCCCTATGCCCCGGTCGATAAGGCCCGTGCCATTGGAGCAGAGCTGGtgtccttcgaggaggccatcgCCAAGGCAGACTTCATCTCCCTCCACATGCCGCTCACCCCGGCGACATCCAAGGTCTTCAACGACGAATCCTTCGGGAAGATGAAGACCGGCGTGCGGATCGTCAATGTGGCCAGGGGCGGAGTGATCGATGAGGATGCTCTGGTCAGGGCACTGGACTCCGGCAAAGTTGCTCAGGTGATTCGAAGCTTCCTCTTCTCAGCTTTCTTCTGGCTCGCCGGTGTGGAGATTTCTCTGAAAGGTGGAGGTTTTGTTTGCCAATCTGGATCAGGCAGCTCTTGATGTTTTCACTGTGGAGCCCCCGGCGAAGGACAACAAGCTGGTTCTTCATGAGAATGTCACTGTCACGCCCCATCTTGGAGCAAGCACAGTGGAGGCGCAGGTCGGCGTCTTGGCTACGATAAATGTTTCAGTGGATGTAATCAAACCACTTGCCGCTCTTTTTGAGGTACCAACACACCCGAacttgccgcattgcaggaagGCGTTGCCATCGAAATTGCTGAAGCCGTCGGCGGCGCACTGAGAGGTGAGCTCACAGCGACCGCCGTGAATGCTCCCATGGTCCCAGCAGAGGTACGCATGAAGCTTCTTGAGAAGTTGAGATGTCGGTGATAGACTGTGATTATGCGGCAAATCTTTCTTCTGAATCTGTTTCTTCCTTTTACAGGTCATGTCAGAGCTAGCTCCGTATGTTTCCCTGGCGGAGAAGCTGGGGAGGCTGGCAGTGCAGCTCGTCGCCGGGGAGAGCGGCATCAAGGGCGTCAAGGTGGTGTACACCTCAGCCAGGGACCCCGACGACCTCGACACGAGGCTCCTCCGGGCGATGGTCACCAAGGGCATCGTGGAGCCCGTGTCCAGCACCTTCGTCAACCTCGTGAACGCGGACTACACGGCGAAGCAGCGCGGCCTGCGCATCGCCGAGGAGCGGGTCTCCCACGACAACGCCGCCGCCGAGGCGCCGCTGGAGTCCATCCAGGTGCGCCTTTCGCACGTGCAGTCCAGGTTCGCCGGGGCGATCAGCGACGGCGGGGACATCGTCGTGGTCGGCAGGGTCAAGTACGGCGTGCCCCACCTGACCGTCGTTGGGCCCTACGAGGTCGACGTCAGCCTGGAGGGGAACCTGATCCTGTGCCGGCAGGGCGACCAGCCCGGGATGATCGGCAAGGTCGGGAACATCCTCGGGAAGAGGAACGTGAACGTCAGCTTCATGAGCGTCGGCCGCACCTCCCGTGGCAAGCAGGCGATCATGGCCATCGGCGTGGACGAGGAGCCGGACAAGAAGACGCTCGAGAAGATTGGGGCCATCCCGGCCGTCGAGGAGTTTGTGTTCCTCGAGCTATGATGGACGGGGGGCGCTCGCTCCACTCCTCGCTAGAATAAGTGGCATCGCAGCAGCATCATATTGGTTTGATGCCACGCGGAGTGGGGTGAAGTGATCCTTCCACGGCGCCTTGGTTTGGCCTCCGTTTGAATAAGAACGATGTGTGTGTATGGTATATGCTGTGTGTGTCAACCTGTGCGCCTAGCGCTTGTTTATGGAGAGTCGTATCATAGTATTATATTGTTTGGCTAGATATAATTGTTTGTGTGTTGCAAACTTGCAATACAGACACAAATATTTTGTATGTAATGGTGATGATTTACATGTCATTTTAtttctatttttatttacttataaAGACAGCAGGATGCTATAAGCCTATAATAAAGTTGGAGAAAAACAAAGTTACGAATACGAACTTAAGAGGAAGGGAGAGATTTGTGCTGGTTGCCAACCGGTAAATCAGGAAGGGAGAATACACCCAACTGGGAAAACTCCAGGGTAATGATAACTGGTGAACATCACCTGGGAAAAGGATAGCAAGCGAACTTTTTTGTGCACCTTTAATTCGTAAGAGCATCTACAATCGGGCGCACAAATCGGCCTCATACGTTCGGGCAGGCTGCCCGGTTACTGTTTGGTCACGATTTTTCAACCTAGATGTCTCTCTCAAACAGGCCTCAAACGTACGAGCTGACTGACACCTTATATCCAACCCAAATATGGGATGGATATGGGGCGTCTGAACATGTCCGCCATGTCGGATCCGACAGCCCGATCCCATCGTAAATTACACCAATTCCACCCCCTAGACCTGTCGGATCCATTTGCTATCTTCTTTCTTTTTCCTCCTCCACGTCGCTCGTCTCGCAGCTCCGCCGCCGCGCGCACTCCGCAGCCGTTCCTAGCCTCTGCGCCGCCAGCTCTGGTAGAGCAATCCACTCTCCTGCTGTGGTGGAGGTGTTTAGACCTGAGTATCTCGGAGAACCAAATGTGCAGGACACGAAGAAGTTGTTGGCTATTGGAGAGGCAAGGGGGTTTCTAAGAATGTTCGGATCAATTGATTGCATGCATTGGCAAGGGAAAAATTGTCCTAAAGGTTTGTGGGGAATGTATCAAGATAACACCAGAGATGCCACCATCATACTAGAAGCGGTGGCATCACATGACTTATGGGTTTCGCGTGCTTTCTTTGGAATGTCGGGTTTTCACAACGACATCAACGTCCTTCAACGATCTCCGGTGTTCAGGAGGCTTTGCAATGGGAAATCACCGCCGTGCAACTACACCGTCAACGGTCGAGACTACAACATGTGATACTATGTTGCCGATGGTATCTAACCTCAGTGGGTGGTGTTTGTGAAGACCATATTCGAACCGCATGGTAATAAACAGAGCCACTTTGCAACAATGCGGAAAGCGGCTAGAAAGGATGTCGAGAGGGCATTTGGTGTGCTTCAATCTCGTTGGGGAATTGTGTAGAGCGCTGCAATGATGTGAGAATCATAAACTTTGTGGTAGTTGATGACATATTGTGTTATTCTGCACAATATGATTGCCGAGGATGAGGGTGATGGTGTATCCCAAACCAATGATTTTGAAGCACCTGGAGAACAAGTTGAAATCCTGAAATATCAAGATGTGGCTCAGCTTATGAATTTTCAGCAGATGCATCAGAATCTTCAAGATCATCATATGTACACACAGCTACCCAATGATCTTGTGGAGCACATGTGGGCCCACAATGAAAACCAAGGAGCTAATGCTTTATTTGTGCACTTAGAATAAATTTTATGTAAACACTATCTATGCTCAGTACCAACATTTGTTATTTATGTACGACATTGACTTTTATGATCGACGTGCATGGATTTGCATGGATTTGAGAGTCCAGATTTGAGATATGTGAATGCTGGGAGTGAATTATAAGGGCCCGTCCGGATACACCCGCGGGCTTGCCCAGGAGCGTCTATAGACGTATAGTGGGTCGGATTTGCCAAGTCTGACTGTAGATCCTCTAAGGACTTGGTAACTGTTATTCACTTAGAACCATGTAAACCTAGCTGGAAATGGTTGAACTATAATTTGCCATGTTTCAAAATACCGTACGGTTTAGTACTTTGTTCCGAGAGTCAGTCATCCCAAAATGGAAGAAATTTAATTCCAGGATTCTCCTAAATCTTTTGGTGTCTTGCATGATCTGATCATCAGAATGCATGAACTGTATGGAATGTTGCTTGTCCTAATCTAGTTATCTGCAATCCACATGATATGGAACTGCAATTGCAATGGTAGCAGGAACGACCTtgctttttttttttttgcagaaGAGGAATGACCTTGCTTGGGCGACCTTCTCTGTTATGATGTTGTTTTCTAAGTTACAAAACCTAAAACCTGCTCGATGGTTTTGTTATGTTGGATGTGCCCCAAGAAGCTTCTTTCTTTTGATTTTTGTTGTTAATATATTCTGTGGATGCTCCCTATACTCATTTTGAAGTTTGGCAAATATCAATTCTCTGGATGTTCTTCATACATGTGGTGAATCACATGATGTTCAAATGTTAGCATAGCTAAGTTGTATGTTTGGCAATGACACAATGCACAGATCAAGTGTTCAGACATTGTTGTACTAGACTTAGTTTGCATGCTATGTATGGATGATTTGTGTTGTTTTCTATCCGAACTTTGATTAGTATCGGCCACTTTGCATGAATTTTATCCGATTAGTTAAAATGTGGTTTGAAATGTATGCGGCTAGCGTTGGATGGCCCTCCCACATCCGTATCCGTGGACTGGTCCCGTGTCAACGGACAGATGTGGGAAGATATTTATAGGTTGCCGTTGAAGATGCCCTTAGTCATAAGGATATAAAATGTTTGGTGTCAAAAAAAGCATAGAAAAATGTTGTCCCAGATTCCACGGGTGTGAAACGTTGCACGAGCCCTTCGGAAATTTCTTCGAAACTCCTGCAAACATAGAGTTGTTCTCGGTTTAGGTTCCAAAATCCGTGGACTCCTTTTCTTCTCAGGTCCCAATCGAGATCAGTTGATTCTGTGAATGGGTGGATAGCGAGGCAAAGCGAATGCCGTTCGTCTCTTCCGCTCCCCCTGTGCCATACCACGCGGCACGCGCGGGTGGGTCGTTACCGAGACCGACACGATTCATTTTGAATGGAGGCGTCACTCGCCGGATGGCAGGCACGCTGACCCCGCGCCTTCGCACTTTACAAAGCCCGCTCCCGCTCAGCACACACAAGGACCCGGTCCATGCACCGGGCAGCCCACCACGAGGCCCGCTATTTTTTCAGTTTTCACCCTCGTATCCATATTAATTGGGCCATGCTACGCGTCGTCAGGCATCCACCGCCTCGCGAGCCGTCCGATTGTGCCGTCCGTTCTTCTTGTTTAATTTCCTGCAACAACACTCTGGTTGGAAAATAttttcttctctaactttctgCAGCAAGAGTCATGTTACAAAAATCCTTTTTCTCTAATTTTGTGTAACAAGACCTCTGTTGCAAAATCTTCTCTTCGTTGATATACCGCAACAAGACCTTGTTGCAAAAAATATTCTTCTCTATTTTTTTGCAACAAAACCCTTGATGCAAAACTTCTTCTTTATTTTCCGTAATAAGACTCTCGTTGCAAAACCTTCATTGCAATATGACCAAACATCTCCAGCTTCTCCTATGTATTCCTGCAATAATACTATTGTTGCAAAAACCTGTAAGAACGCCGACGGCTGCAACGGTGAGAGCACCCCGTGGTCTCTGCATCACGCTGTTTGTTGCGGTATGCCTTTTCGAACCAGGTGCCCAGTTCTTCTTGTCTAATTTCCTGCAACAATGCTCTTGTTGGAAAATCttttcttctctaactttctgCAGCAGAGACATGTTACAAAATTCCTTCTTCTCTAATTTTGTGTAACAAGACCTCTGTTGCAAAATCTTCTCTTCTATGATATACCGTAACAAGACCCTGTTGCAAAAAAAATATTCTTCTCTATTTTTTGCAACAAAACCCTTGATGCAAAacttcttctctatttttctgTAACAAGACTCTCGTTGCAAAACCTTCATTGCAATATGACCAAACATCTCCAGCTTCTCCTATGTATTCCTGTAATAGTACTATCGTTGCGAAAACTTGTAAGAACGCCGACGGCTGCAACGGTGAGAGCACCCCGTGGTCTCTGCATCATGCTGTTTGTTGCGGTATGCCTTTTCGAAACGGGTGCCCGGTTGCAAGAACTGCGGTACGGAGCATTTTGTATGTTCAGATGAGATCCATAAAGAGATTGCAGGCGAAGGTTAGATTCAACGCATGGATAGAAGAGATAAAATATGCGGCCATTTCAGTAGAGAAAGGGATGAAGGAGAGAAGCGGTGTGATGGCCCATAAGACGTGTGTCAAGCGTAGAACCTCATGGACTTGAGAGAAAAGATCGGTCAGTTGACCACTAGCTTTTTTTTCCATATTAATTGTACTGATTCTAAAATAACATATTAATTGTACTGATTCTAAAATAACATATTAATTGTACTAAATCAATGATAATTAATATGGATGTACTAAATCAACGACAATTATTATGGATAAGCGAGAGAAGCAAAAAAATATGGCCTCTCTACCAAAAACAAGCATAAAATAACAATTTTTATAGAAATTAAAGAGGGACTCTGATAAGTGCCACATGTATGGCATGCAGCAATTTTGCTTTGACTTTTTTGATGGTACCTTTAGTTACCCGGGGATGTGAAGTATGACAACTTTCTGTTTGGATGAACAGTTTTAGTTTTCTAGATTTTGTTTCCCTTTTTTATGGTAATTTTAGTTGTAAAAACGCGAGAATGGTGTTACTACGTGCCACACATATAACACTTATCATTTGGGTTAAAGAGAGGATTTCGGATGTGAACATTTTAGTTACGCATTACCTAAAACAGCGCAGTCTTTGGCCTCATctcaaaacaaaagaaaaaaatgtaCTCATATGACATTAATGCCAAGATCTTCCTTGGATGTGAATTGTCGTGGCCTTAAGGGGCGATACATTTTTTGAATTATAAAAGCATCTCCAATAAATGATATAGGTGTATAAATAACTATCTTTTACATCATCAAGGCCTAAAAATGCCGCTCCAACGGATGATGTAGATGTATATATTTTTACATCACCTGCTTCAGATAATGTAAATACAACATTTAAAGATACAAATTTGCATCTCCAACCGCTGGAAATGTAAACCTAGATGTAAAACGGCCAGCCACGCGTCAACCAACCGTCATCATGAAAGTTTTCAACTATTGATCCCTTTGCTGCTGCCGTCACCGGTCGATTTCGGCCAGATTcgacgcctcctcgccgccccggccagctCTAGCGCCTCGCCCTTGCCACCGGGCCACCATGGCCGCCTCCTCCTACCGCGCGGTCGTCGTCGTCGCTCCCGTGCTCATCTTCCCATGGCGACGCCACCGGGGATCCTCGAGGAGCGCCCGCTCGAGTCGGCTGCGGAGGATGGAGCTCGGCAGGCTCCACATCCAGTCGCCGTCGTGATCCACATCCACCACCAGCGGAGGACGAGGTTCCACCGCATCCGCCCCGTTTTCCGCCACGCTGCCGCTTGATTCAAGTGTTGTCGCCCCGCCCCACCTTAGTTGAAGCTCCGTCGGCCCGCCCCATCGCATTTGAAGCTCAGCCGCCGGCGCATTTTGAGtttcgccgccgccccgccccgcttCTCATCTCAATTTGATGCTCGGCTGCCCGATTCGAGCTCCCCTGCTAGCGCCCGTCTCCACGCTCGGCCGCCGGCGCCCATCTCTACTCGGCCCTCGGCCGGAGCCGCACCGCCGCCATGTCGCCGAAGAACTAGTTTTACATTTTCAAATACATCATCTGTTGGAGCACTAGACATCACCAAACATACATCATTTGTTGAAGTCGAGACTTCTTTTTGAAGATGTAAATTAAAGGCATTTCTTTTGGTGATATAAATTATACAATACCTACTTTTACATCTCCAGGTATATATATATcttctattggagatgctctaagcaaTGTAAAATCCCGAGCATTTGTCATAAGACGTTTCACATCTGAATAATACTGTTTAAATTTGATCTTCCCGGGTATATATATATcttctattggagatgctctaagcaaTATAAAATCCCGAGCATTTGTCATAAGACGTTTCACATCTGAATAATACTGTTTAAATTTGATCTTGTAAGAGGTAGCCGACGACACATGCTGAGGATCCAATTTGCACATTTTTTTTATGGAAGGGAACATGTCAAAATGATACGAGTGGGTGACTATGTCA
The sequence above is a segment of the Triticum urartu cultivar G1812 unplaced genomic scaffold, Tu2.1 TuUngrouped_contig_6263, whole genome shotgun sequence genome. Coding sequences within it:
- the LOC125530359 gene encoding D-3-phosphoglycerate dehydrogenase 2, chloroplastic-like, with protein sequence GAPGARTAILSSPAATVPVTSAEPKRRISRSVSDSAPLAKPAVLVAEKLGEAGLEVLRQFADVECAYGMSPAELLAKVAQFDALIVRSGTKVTREVLEAGRGRLRVVGRAGVGIDNVDLQASTEAGGLVVNAPTANTVAAAEHGIALLACMARNVSQADAALKAGKWQRAKYVGVSLVGKTLAIMGFGKVGSEVARRAKGLGMHVIAHDPYAPVDKARAIGAELVSFEEAIAKADFISLHMPLTPATSKVFNDESFGKMKTGVRIVNVARGGVIDEDALVRALDSGKVAQAALDVFTVEPPAKDNKLVLHENVTVTPHLGASTVEAQEGVAIEIAEAVGGALRGELTATAVNAPMVPAEVMSELAPYVSLAEKLGRLAVQLVAGESGIKGVKVVYTSARDPDDLDTRLLRAMVTKGIVEPVSSTFVNLVNADYTAKQRGLRIAEERVSHDNAAAEAPLESIQVRLSHVQSRFAGAISDGGDIVVVGRVKYGVPHLTVVGPYEVDVSLEGNLILCRQGDQPGMIGKVGNILGKRNVNVSFMSVGRTSRGKQAIMAIGVDEEPDKKTLEKIGAIPAVEEFVFLEL